The DNA segment CCTAAAAGTATTAGTAAGATCAAGAGGGATATTTTACTGGATGAGTTAAGCCAATTTATGATGGTTTCAAGGTCTAGGGCTTATTTTTCACATACTAATGATCCCATTTTTGTTGGATGTATTGATCCTATTTTTGTTGGATATATATATTCACGTGGTGACTTAACggtacatttttttttttccgaAGAAAGTATTGGAAAAGAGTAGGAAACAGAGGGCAACATTGGATACTACCTAACCAAATCCAGTCATGTGGTGGCAAGCAGCACGAAGCTGTCACAGATCGCACGCGGAACGCCATGGCCCAAACCTCGCCTCCCCCTCCTCGGCCATGTGATCCCCACACGTCACTGCTTTCGATGGGTTCGGTTCACACCGCCGCGGAAGAAGCAAGGCATCAGATGAGTGGCGATGGGCGTGCATGCAGTAGGCGCTACAGCGCAGGACGAGCCCAAGCCCTCGCACCCATGTCGATTGCGGCCTCGATCgggatattttagcgcctcgggtGCGGCGATTTAGAGGAGAACTAGATTTGCAGTGGATCTCGTCGTCTCCTTGACCACGATAATAGATTTCCGCATCAAACGGTCTGCTGACTCGAAACCCAGCTTTGGCATCTTGTCGTCTCCTTGGCACCGCAATCCGCGCTTCCCTCTCTGTCTCTGCCCGCCATCATACTATAAGCCGACAGATCTGCCCCCTGGTTTTGCTCTCTAAAGctactccctctctctctctctcccccggaAGCTGGTTCGTTTTGCAGCAGGTGTGGGTTGCTGAGAAGTGACGCAGATTTGCAGAGGATGGCGAGCCATCTCCTCCGCCAGCCTCGTTGGGTGCTGGTTGCAGTGGCGCCTGCCTTGTTGTTTTTGTCGTTGGTTGTGCCCTTTTCGGCGGCGAAGCTGACCACTGGGTACTACCGGAAGTCCTGCCCCAGGGTGGAGCAGATCGTGTCGGACGTGGTGACCAACAAGCAGATCAGCAGCCCCACCACGGCCGCTGGCGCGCTTCGGCTCTTCTTCCATGACTGCTTCGTGGGCGGCTGCGACGCATCCGTGCTCGTCTCCACCAATGCTTTCAACCGCGCGGAGCGGGACGCGGACATCAACCTGTCGCTCCCGGGGGACGCCTTCGACGCCGTGGTCCGCGCGAAGACGGCCCTGGAGCTGCAGTGCCCCGGCACCGTCTCCTGCGCCGACATCCTAGCGCTGGCCACCCGCGACCTGGTGTCCATGCTCGGCGGGCCCTTCTACGCCGTGCCGCTGGGCCGCAAGGACGGCCTCGCCTCCCACGCCGCCTCCGTCGAGGGCAACCTCCCCCGTCCTAACATGACCATGGACGCCATGATCGCCCTCTTCGCCGCAAAGGGCTTCACCGAGCAGGAGATGGTCGCCCTCGCCGGCGCCCACACGGTGGGCTTCTCCCACTGCAAGGAGTTCGCGGCGCGGATCTTCCGGTACAAGGCCGGCGAGCCGAGCGCGTTCGACCCGTCCATGGACCCGCGCTTCGCGCAGGCGCTGCAGAAGGCCTGCTCCAAGTACCTCAAGGACGACACCATCGCCACCTTCAATGACGTCATGACGCCGGGGAAGTTCGACAACATGTACTACCTGAACCTGAAGAGGGGGCTGGGGCTGCTGGCCTCCGACCACGCGCTGGTGGCGGACCGGAGGACGAAGCCCCTGGTCGACCTCTACGCCGCGAACCAGTCGGCCTTCTTCCGGGACTTCAGCCGCGCGATGCTGAAGCTCGGCCTGGTCGGGGTGAAGACCGGAAGGAAAGGGGAGGTCCGCCGGAGGTGCCGCGACTTCAACAACCTCTCCACCTGAACCAAGATTTCCACAACGAGATTGCTGTTGCCATAGCTTCCACTATTATCTGTCTCAAACAGTGGGTAGAGTTAGATTGGTCAGGAAAGCAGGGGAGGGGATCCAACCGAGGCTTCTCCTTCATGCTTTCTCTATAGATCGATCACTTGATACATATAAGCCGAGGAGGGGTTTGCATTTCGTTGATTTGGAGCTCTCCTCGATCGGATTTGCCCGTTTTTCCTATGTAGCGGTGATTTGATAGCAGCTGAACGAAACTTGGCCCTTTTTTCTTATTTGGATGCTCTGTTTCATCGTGCATGGCGTCAGTATCAGTCGGCGACATATTTGTATGCATGAGATGAGCTTAAAGAAGTTGAGCTGATGGAAAGAGCAATCTGAAAACGAGGCACGGTTTCTTCTCAGCATGTTTCGTACGGCTGCAGAGATGAGAAGAGCTCGGGTCTGCCGTTTGGGCGAGTGGTGTGTCATGGAAAGTGCATGACCGCTGCAATTGTCCGTGAAACGCATTCATGGCAACCCATCACCTCCATCAGCATTCAATGAACAATCTTCTTCTGGACTGCAAAGGATCCCTGTGAGAATTTGCTGCTACGTTGAAGGCTCTGCTACTTGGGAGACAGTGATTGACGTGCATATCTTACCACCAGTTTGAACTGAAAAGCTTGATATGGAATGGACTAATAGTGCATAAATCCTCGTCTCTTCATGTTTTGTTTGGCCAATTTCTATACCTTGGAATTATTTCTATTGTACTGCTGGGAAAGTCGTGTGATGACTGGCCCAAGTAGCGAGTAGAAGAGAGGTTGGTGGTGGAAAGGCTCTCTGATTGATGTGGAGATGAAGGGGGGgtaaggagaaggaagagaaacCAAAGTGGAGGTGATGCTAGCTGTCGCTACTACCACTACGTTTACCCTTTCCTCGACTTCCCCGTCATCATCATCTCCCAGGAAAGTTGGTTTACAATCGTGGACAAGAAGAGTCTGTCTTCTTCAAGAGAGCGAGGAGAGTTACCGTTCCTGTTcgcttttctttttgtttagtcTTTTTAGTTCCCCCATCTCCCAATAGGCGCAAAAAGGGCGAGCACGCGCGATCCAAATCCCCAAAACATGGGAGAAGACGAGGGAGGGCCGTAAAGATCGCAGCAAACTGCAGTTGGTTTGTACGTACCGCAGCTCGCGTACTCTTACGTGAGTCAGACTCACACAAATTAGATTGATATTAAGTTCTTGACACCGGTTttatagtgatatatatatatatatatatatatacactaactTAACAATATCAAACAAGTAATATTCATTAAGACCTTTTTTGTCTCAAGAATAGTAACGGATATAATATACCACAAATTTCATACGGTTTGAATTAGATTAATTCTCCAAAATCGTACCATCCAAAACTCAATTAACTAATCAATATAAAATTCAAAGTTTTGCATGGGATTTTCAATTATCATAGACAGAATATTTAAGTCATGAAGTAGATTATGGATTTTAAAAAGTTATTTGACAAGTTTCAACTAAATCCTCCCATCAAACAGGGCTGATTATCATAACTCAAatttcaatgaaccaattagtattTATGAAGAAAAAATCCAAGAAAATTTTACTAATAATAACAAAAGACATTTAAATGCTCTTTTTCTTAACTAAAGATTACTTTCTTTTGTACAAAACTCAATCACCAAAAGAatttaataaaagaaaatatagcTAACGTGTTGTGCTGCTGGATTTCTTTTTCCTTCATCTAAGAAGAGTCAAACTAATAACAATTTAGAATTTTCTTCAGCAGGTGCAACAAAACCCACAAAATAGCCTCAAATTACCCCTAATCATGATCCAGTCAAACTAGTTTAAGCAGCAGGAGGATAGTGGTAAagaacatgtgcaagattaagttCTTAAGGCTGGTTATTGCGCTTGTGTGGATAGGTAAATGTTCAAACACTGGTGTTACTGTATATTATTGGTATTTCCTCAGATGACCACAGTACACCTTCAGATCTTCTTTAAGACCTGAAGGAATTAATTAACTTTAAACAGCAGGATTTGATGAGAGTCGCTAAAACCCTGAAAAATCCTCTATGTTGCCGACTCAAGTGCTTGATACTTTATTGCGCACATTGCTAATGCAAATGTGAAGATTTGGTTAATAAATGAAATGTAATTTGGCTAGATGTTTTAACAAACACAACACAGGTAAAGCATGTTGTAACACTTACAGAGTGCACAAAGTACTGCCCGATTTAGTCGCCTGCTTCATGTTGTGCTGTGCAACCCGCATTCGAGCCTGATGGCTTCTATAAGCTGGGGAGACACTATTTCCTGAACTCCTGATGGCTTGGCATCTCTTTCCCTGACCCCTCCAGGTGACTCACCTTCTCCCCATCCTCTGTATAAGATCACTTTGTTGGGCTCTCTCGACACAAGAACAGACCCAGTTGCTTGCTGAGTATATAAAACGAGGAGATAGAGAATGAATCAGTGTTGTGTTAGATTATAAACTTCGCCAGGACCGAGCGGAACATACCTCAAGTTCAAATATCAATTCCTGTACAGAAGTCCCCTTTGCTCTTCCCTTGATATTCACAATGGCAAGAGGATACTTCATGAAGTGTGTTCTTATTGTTTTTGCAACACCTGAAATGATGTTGTTCCTCCCTGCAAACAAATGAAGTTCAGCATAGTCTATAAACCAAGCCCAATTCAATTCATGAGCATGATGCTTGACAACTTTGGAGCATTCCAACACAGTCAAACACCCACAGATTTAAGAAACATTACAAATCACATATATCTTCAATCCACATTAAGGATTCAGTGAATCGACATCATTGGAAAGGTTATTTAACCAAATCCATGCAGTGGAATGATACTTAAAGAGAATATGATCACAACAAAAGGGTGGGTGTTTCACCAAGAGTTTGACAATATGGTGTAAAAGATATATTTCTCTTTGAAATATGAAGGATTACATTATTGCACATTCAGCAAagtagataaacactatcaaagcAAGACAATTTCCTAAAACGAAAAACTAATTCAGAACATTTAAAACTTTAATTTGCATGAAAAAAATGAGAATTAAGTATTACCAACAGCTAAAACTGGGCGTTTTTTCATTTTGAGGGCTTGTTTACGCAGAACGAGTCTTTCTCGATTTGATAGAGGTGCAGCCTTGAAAGGAACTTCAACATAAGCCTCCTTTACTGATGTATCCTCAGCAACAGGGGAGTCACCCATTACAGAAGATGACACCGGAGCTCgttgctaaaaataaaaaaacacgcAAACATGTAAATAAATGAGAAAATAAAACATGTGAACTTAaaactaagaaaaagaaaaaaaaatgataggtCTCTCTGGATGGTGATTAATAATGAACATTAGTACCGATTCGATAGATAACAGACTAATCTTCGGATACAAAAGAGGCTTATCAGAATTACATCAATTTCCATCCTTAGGTACTAATTCTCACCTCCAGGACAAACTGAGCAACTTTAGTATCAGAGTGATTGTCTTTATGTTTTAGATCTATCAACTTATCCTGCCACAATAAATGGAATATGACAAAATAAGATAATTAAATAATCAGGATGAAAGGCCAATCCAGAGTTGAATTCAACACATACCTTTGAACTACTCTCAGAAGAATAATCCATTTCATCAAATGCGGTACTGAcagattgtttcatatcatttgTGATATCAGAAGACTCTCCCACATGCAGGGGCTCTGAATCAGTGTCATGCACTCCCTTCACCATAGTTCACCAATTACAAGAAAATAACACATAAGAAACTAGATCATCAATAACTAAATTCATGGTATACCAGGTTGCCACAAAATTGCAGCAGATATGCATAAAGTTCATCTTTACATGGAACAAAAGCAGGAGATGCATTAAGCACAGACGGCAGAGTTATGCTATGTATATTTATCTTGAAATAGTAACTAaagttaattaaaataatatagatTAATTGTTCAGCATTCTTTTTTTACACATGGGCCACAAGGAGCTGAGTACAAATGAAGTGAGCATAACCATCAAACATGTCCCTGCTTGTGGGAACATTGTTCAGAAAAATCTGCAACTAAACATAGAAATAAACAGAAGACATTATATTTATATCACACTAAAAAATATTCATGTTCTTAGATTCAAATTTTACTGAACATCAAAATATAGTTTTCCTGAAAAACAACATATGAACATGTCGTTTTTGTTTGATATAAACCTGAGTTTGGCATTAACCAATTAGAAATAATTAATGGCAAAATAGAGGAACAAAGAGACCATATTCTGTAAACTACATCATATAACCTGCATGTATGGGTTTTCAGATCCATACGCAATAATGATCAAATGGATTAACCATGGCATTAAGTAGCAGCTTTAACTGTTTAGGTAATCCAAAATACAAATCTTGTACTAAATTTACCCATTGAAAAAACATCAATTGAACCTATCACATGCCCTGCATACGAAGGTTTTTTGGATCCATATTAAAGGACAAATAGGTTCATTATTTTAGCATCAAGAGGCAGTGTAACTCATTTAATTGCTTTAAACTTTTATTATAGTTGCCCATTTGGAAGCATCCATGTAGCCCATCAAGATGAAACCACTGTCAGGATGACATCATGGTGTAATTTTTGGAAACCATAAGAACCATTTGGTATGGTTTTTATACTGAATTTGTATAATTTTCAGCTTCCTTCAAAGGAATAATTACCTCACAGTCTACAGAATTGTTGTCCTCCATTTCACCAAACCCAGTTTCATCAGTTGTTGCAATTACGTTGCTTGATGTCATACACTTGTCTACTGCCACAGAGTCAATCAGAGAGTCATCCTGGACCTGGTAGAAAGTTGGTGCATTAGTTCCAGGAAAGCTGATGTGAAAACACAATAAACAACTAGAAAACTCACCAtctgatgcttcatctgatttaaatttcttgaaatatttaacacatgAAGCTTCAATGACTATATCAgaaaacacacaaaaaaaagtTTTTATTAGAAAGATAACAGAAAATtcaaatttacaaaagagaagacaagTTCACCTCACAACGTTGAGCCTCCAAAGAGTGTATCATTGCTTCCCTTCTATTTAATAATGTTGTTGGCCTCAAGGTCACAGGCCTTTGGTAGTTCTTTCCTCGATATACAATAATTGCATAACCTTTACTCACTCTCTCAACAGCCACCAGGATACCACCACTTTCCGCCTCTAAGATTCTAGCTGCTGTCTCAatatttttcatgcaacgatcttttgaaattatttttACAAGTTCCCGATATTTCCAGTGAAGGTGCATATTCTCAACTGTTCCATCAAAGACTCCCCTTCTTCCTGAGTGACAGAAGGAAAATAAGACAAATTATTATCTTACACCAGAATGTAAGGTAAACCAGCAAGTGGAAAAAAATACCTCCAAAAAATAGACACCATTcagctcaaaaaaaaaaaagagtcaacATTGTGACACGAAAATAGGTTAACACTCAGAAAACATATACCAAACAATATTACTGATAAAAAATGTGACTAAAcaaatgtaaaatttgctaaaacAGAATTTAGGACTGATGAAGATGACAATATCAAGATCAGATATTCCCCTTCACACTAACAGAAAATTTTCATGATGGTTAAATGAAGTACAATGACTGATGAAACAAAAAACTGTAACACAAATATAATAGAACAATATAGCAGACAACTAACCTAGTAAGAGAAATGGTTTCATCCTCAAACCTATTTTCCTAAGCATGTATCTCTCTTCTTCTGATATGGCTTCCTTATCCACTTCAAATTTTGGAGGTTCAACTAAGGGTTCAAGCTCTGATATAAACTTTTCTGCCTTTTCCTTCTTCTTGATAGCCTGAAACAGAATGTTTAAAAATCAAGATGTTTCAGTGAACTACCACATTTTCTCAAGTCCAAATAATGGGTGCATACATTGTCTTCTTCACAAGATCAAGAAATTATATATCATATGGTGAGAGCCTACATTATATTACCTGTGACAACCTGGTCTCCATTCTTTGGAAGGCCACGTTCACTGAAGTTTTCCTACTTTCTAGGGCAAAATTTCTGATCTGCTCAGCCCCTTCTTTTGGTTCATCTGGAAGGGTAATTTTAGAGATTTTTGTTTCAGAAACATTGATAGATGCAACAGGATGGTTTTCATCTGAATTTCTCTTTTGTTTGTTGCTCCCATAATTTCTCCGCTCTTCTATTGCAATTGAGACTGCAGGAGGCAGAAAATCTTTTCCTCTATAAAAGACGATGAATTCCTTATCCCTTGATAGAAGAGTCCCTCCAGTCAGTTGCTGCAATAGATTTAACTTTCATGAAGAATTGACCATAAACAAAATCATACCTAAATCCAAGTccatatcatattttgatatatTATACACATATAGGTTCTCCTGTGGGAATTTCAGTGCCTAAAAGTAGCTTAAAGAACAGGGTTGTATACTAATAACAGATGGATCTATCAAGCCTGCTCCTGTCGATATGCCATGTAAAAGCACTGTGGCTCTGCAACAGTAAATTTTGGTCAAAAGAAACATCATTACCATAGACGGACAACCAAAACCTTGGTGTGCTACTTGCAAAATGCATAGATCTGTTAAGTACATGACTCAGCATGTAATCTTCAAAAATTACAGATCATAAAGTTGCTTAGTCTTATTATAACGATATCTGACACCTGCGGAGATTACTTGGGATGCATCAGTACAAAGAATACgagaaaatcataaaattatcaattatcTAAATGAAAATCGACAACAAAGCCCCATACAAAACCTTCTTTTGAGATAAAAGAGAACTCAGAGAAGGCAGCAGGAGGAAAAAAAGAGTTCAATGAGGACAACCTACAAGCAAAAATGTGGAACACTTGTCTTCATTTGTAAAAAGCAGGTAGAACTCACGAGCTGGAAATGTTTTgcctttttttgcattttcagtAAACATTATATGATTCTTACAGTCTTGTGATAAATCTCAATTACCTGATAAAGGCAATCAGGATATACAGGACTTTTTTCTTATGTATAAGTGCTGCAAAAATAAGTAGCCACAGAACAAGCATCTACTATTTTTCCAATAATTGAAAAGACTTTAGCAGGAATCCACCTTTCCTCCTCCCCAATCCTTCTCTCCATATAAAAAAAGACAAGAACTTGCCCAAACCATAAAATCCAGTTAGCAAATGAGCTCTGCACTAATGAATTTCAAGTCATGGTTGAAGCAACTTTCCAAAATTTCACTTACTTGAAAAGTCTAGAAGAAGAATGAAATAGCAAGCTTTCACATAAAGAACAGTGTTCAGCTTATAACAACAACTAAACCAATGAGTGTAGAAAATGGTATGAAACTACAAACCAATCAGGCATatatatgaaaaagaaaaagaagaaaaaggagttcACTTCTGACTGAGAATAAATTACCCATAATTTACCTACCTTTAGTTCCTCAGCCATCATGATGCTGTTTGTGTTTTGTACACCTCTTTTAACGGCAATTTTAGCAATCTCACATCTTTCCCATAACTTAATCATTGAAACGGCTAATCCTTGAAGGTTTCTGCTTCTCCCTTCAAAAAGCCACAGTACTGATGTCAATGTAAGGAAAGCTAATATATATGAAGATAAATTCTAAGCAAAGAATGATTATCTTCTCACCTAATGCAAAGTGACAGGGTAGAGGCCGTCCAAGCCTTCTTAAAATGGTCATTTCTCGATCTGTTAGCTTGGGCTTTATGCCAAACGGGATAAGCCGTAAAGGTTTGCGGAACCCTGGAACAACAGCTGGCAATAAATCAGCATCAACAGGTAAAGGATCACATCCCCACCAATCGGTAAAACGTGGACCCAAACCATCCAACAATCTGTCAGCTTCTTCTTCAAGTTGAACTTCTCCCTCTAGTTGCACTCGCACCTTCTTAGGAGAGCCAACTCCTACTACTAACAAAGAGCGAGCTGGAGCAGTAGGTGATTCAGCAGAAGAATTTGCAGAAATCATTTTTGGTGAATTCACCTCTTGCTTATTGGTTTCTTCATTATACAAACCAGATGGTAAAGAAACTTCATCAAAAATCTCATTCTTCTTGTCTCCATCATAGTAGTATGGATACTTGTAATTTACCCCTCTATACAAGATTATGATACTTCCAGATCTCCAAATAACTAAACCTCCAGTTTTTCTCTGGCAGCAAGAGATCCTAATTAGAAAACGCACCAAGGATGGTTATCAATATGCAAAAGAAGGGTCAACTTATAGTATTACAGTAAAAGATAT comes from the Musa acuminata AAA Group cultivar baxijiao chromosome BXJ1-10, Cavendish_Baxijiao_AAA, whole genome shotgun sequence genome and includes:
- the LOC135595159 gene encoding CRM-domain containing factor CFM2, chloroplastic-like, which gives rise to MGLSGPFESYLSPPWRVDGSLSLSLSLSLFSSAPMFLSHPVPISLSSTSSSSKAPFFQSPPFLPPFTPRSALRSQNPRKRLKEVHLRTSNPTPETLAKSAIQRISEKLRSLGYLENGPATAADRPATGRGSAGEIFIPTSREIPSRRVGYTIDSSWSTPEHPVPEPGSGVTINRFGDLWRREKERQAAARATKDAAAPPMVAELTIPPEELKRLRREGVRLAKRLKVGKAGITEGIVNGIHERWRRSELVKIKCEDLCRMNMKRTHEILERKTGGLVIWRSGSIIILYRGVNYKYPYYYDGDKKNEIFDEVSLPSGLYNEETNKQEVNSPKMISANSSAESPTAPARSLLVVGVGSPKKVRVQLEGEVQLEEEADRLLDGLGPRFTDWWGCDPLPVDADLLPAVVPGFRKPLRLIPFGIKPKLTDREMTILRRLGRPLPCHFALGRSRNLQGLAVSMIKLWERCEIAKIAVKRGVQNTNSIMMAEELKQLTGGTLLSRDKEFIVFYRGKDFLPPAVSIAIEERRNYGSNKQKRNSDENHPVASINVSETKISKITLPDEPKEGAEQIRNFALESRKTSVNVAFQRMETRLSQAIKKKEKAEKFISELEPLVEPPKFEVDKEAISEEERYMLRKIGLRMKPFLLLGRRGVFDGTVENMHLHWKYRELVKIISKDRCMKNIETAARILEAESGGILVAVERVSKGYAIIVYRGKNYQRPVTLRPTTLLNRREAMIHSLEAQRCESLKLHVLNISRNLNQMKHQMVQDDSLIDSVAVDKCMTSSNVIATTDETGFGEMEDNNSVDCEGVHDTDSEPLHVGESSDITNDMKQSVSTAFDEMDYSSESSSKDKLIDLKHKDNHSDTKVAQFVLEQRAPVSSSVMGDSPVAEDTSVKEAYVEVPFKAAPLSNRERLVLRKQALKMKKRPVLAVGRNNIISGVAKTIRTHFMKYPLAIVNIKGRAKGTSVQELIFELEQATGSVLVSREPNKVILYRGWGEGESPGGVRERDAKPSGVQEIVSPQLIEAIRLECGLHSTT
- the LOC135595158 gene encoding peroxidase 31-like gives rise to the protein MASHLLRQPRWVLVAVAPALLFLSLVVPFSAAKLTTGYYRKSCPRVEQIVSDVVTNKQISSPTTAAGALRLFFHDCFVGGCDASVLVSTNAFNRAERDADINLSLPGDAFDAVVRAKTALELQCPGTVSCADILALATRDLVSMLGGPFYAVPLGRKDGLASHAASVEGNLPRPNMTMDAMIALFAAKGFTEQEMVALAGAHTVGFSHCKEFAARIFRYKAGEPSAFDPSMDPRFAQALQKACSKYLKDDTIATFNDVMTPGKFDNMYYLNLKRGLGLLASDHALVADRRTKPLVDLYAANQSAFFRDFSRAMLKLGLVGVKTGRKGEVRRRCRDFNNLST